The proteins below are encoded in one region of Knoellia sp. S7-12:
- a CDS encoding lysophospholipid acyltransferase family protein — MTSPRQHVKNAAGFALVWVVAKAAHRVRFRTTGSVPRTGPVILVANHLTMTDPLAVARVAIGHRRFPHFLAMQEVFGWPGVGALARATGQIPVARGSASAADALDSASERLTQGQLVALYPEGRLTTEPDQMPGPARTGAARLALRHPEAPVIPVGTWGPKQGNEHLWHRHTACLSVGPPVDLSAWAGRTDDAAAREVTDAIMAAIRDEIAHAKQMWHAR, encoded by the coding sequence GTGACCTCACCTCGTCAGCACGTGAAGAACGCCGCTGGCTTCGCGCTGGTGTGGGTCGTGGCCAAGGCTGCCCACCGCGTGCGATTCCGGACGACGGGGTCGGTCCCCCGCACGGGACCGGTCATCCTCGTGGCCAACCACCTCACGATGACCGACCCGCTCGCCGTGGCACGGGTGGCGATCGGGCACCGGCGCTTCCCGCACTTCCTCGCGATGCAGGAGGTGTTCGGTTGGCCGGGTGTCGGCGCGCTGGCGCGAGCGACCGGGCAGATCCCGGTGGCGCGCGGTTCGGCGTCGGCGGCCGACGCCCTCGACAGCGCGTCGGAGCGGCTCACCCAGGGCCAGCTCGTCGCGCTCTATCCGGAGGGACGACTCACCACCGAGCCTGACCAGATGCCGGGTCCGGCGCGAACCGGTGCAGCGCGCCTGGCTCTGCGCCACCCCGAAGCGCCAGTCATCCCTGTGGGCACGTGGGGACCCAAGCAGGGCAACGAACACCTCTGGCACCGCCACACGGCATGCCTCTCGGTCGGGCCGCCGGTCGATCTCTCGGCCTGGGCCGGGCGCACCGACGACGCGGCGGCTCGTGAGGTCACCGACGCGATCATGGCCGCGATCCGCGACGAGATCGCCCACGCCAAGCAGATGTGGCACGCCCGCTGA
- a CDS encoding GNAT family protein, translating into MTELNAFGQSVGDVVPEWEPRPEPEPVTLQGRYLRVVPLDSVHYADLFAALCGPDDDAFWTYRPIAKPTSLASLWMHLAEVMEAPGTLTFALVPEEGERAGLASGIASFHRIDPRTGQVEVAGVLYAQSLQRTRAATEAIHLLMRYAFDDLGYRRFEWKCDSLNEPSRRAALRLGFTYEGQFRNHMVTQGRNRDTDWFSVTGEEWPEVRATHEEWLDPDNFDDAGRQRDSLKRGGSR; encoded by the coding sequence GTGACAGAACTCAATGCCTTCGGTCAGTCCGTCGGAGACGTGGTGCCCGAGTGGGAGCCCCGACCCGAGCCCGAGCCCGTGACGTTGCAGGGCCGCTACCTGCGGGTCGTGCCACTGGACTCCGTGCACTACGCGGATCTGTTCGCTGCGCTCTGCGGTCCGGATGATGACGCGTTCTGGACCTATCGGCCGATCGCCAAGCCGACCTCGCTGGCCAGCCTCTGGATGCACCTGGCCGAGGTGATGGAGGCTCCGGGAACCCTGACCTTCGCGCTGGTCCCTGAGGAGGGCGAGCGTGCCGGGCTGGCGAGCGGGATCGCGTCCTTCCACCGGATCGACCCGCGCACGGGTCAGGTCGAGGTCGCTGGAGTCCTCTACGCCCAGTCCTTGCAACGGACCCGTGCCGCCACAGAGGCCATCCACCTGCTGATGCGCTACGCCTTCGACGACCTGGGCTATCGCCGCTTCGAGTGGAAGTGTGACAGCCTCAACGAGCCGTCACGTCGAGCTGCCCTGCGCCTCGGATTCACCTACGAGGGCCAGTTCCGCAACCACATGGTCACCCAGGGCCGCAATCGCGACACCGACTGGTTCTCGGTCACGGGCGAGGAGTGGCCAGAGGTGCGAGCGACCCACGAGGAGTGGCTCGACCCGGACAACTTCGACGACGCGGGCCGCCAGCGCGACTCGCTCAAGCGTGGGGGGAGTCGCTGA
- a CDS encoding D-alanyl-D-alanine carboxypeptidase: protein MRRAVVAGVTCLLVGGVGYAAADVVDVAPGILTYDGAPVDPPTPTGTASASTDWAPLPSAAAPGGSTSPSASSSRGAATPSTAPTTAPTAAPTTAGLTKVLAPLARDPWLGPTVGISVRDGVTGNELYAVQPTVPRAPASTLKLLAAVAMTEHLEPDARMSTKVVTGDGPGEVVLVAGGDTRLGDGASDTTSVAGHAGLATLADEVAQSLRDRRLTAVTLKVDASYAAGPRYPAKWNPNDVRDGFTQGVAMLGRATERPRIGRTSVAVAEVSVAKTLATLITQRGVTTTVAPFSGQGSRPPAAAQELGSVESATYREVVELALGDSDDALTENLVRQAMAAAGTSAASLAAPPAFVRESLIAAGIDVTGYVALDTSGLAYGQLVTATTLSDVLTLATTDRKPWLSEVVSNLPVAGLSGTLADRFTGMQTKAAAGIPRAKTGTLTGISSLAGTTVTADGRLLTFVVLADRVPPSSGTLGARAALDRFVTALTLCGCR from the coding sequence ATGCGACGGGCAGTTGTGGCGGGGGTCACGTGTCTTCTCGTGGGCGGTGTGGGCTATGCAGCCGCCGACGTCGTGGACGTGGCGCCGGGAATCCTCACCTATGACGGCGCCCCCGTCGACCCGCCGACTCCGACCGGCACGGCGTCAGCGTCGACCGACTGGGCCCCGTTGCCGAGCGCCGCAGCCCCTGGTGGGAGCACGTCGCCCAGCGCCTCCTCGTCGCGTGGCGCGGCCACCCCCTCCACCGCGCCGACCACCGCACCCACCGCAGCCCCGACGACCGCTGGCCTCACCAAGGTTCTTGCCCCGCTTGCCAGGGACCCGTGGCTGGGTCCCACCGTGGGCATCAGTGTGCGAGACGGAGTGACGGGGAACGAGTTGTATGCCGTGCAGCCGACCGTGCCCCGCGCACCCGCGTCCACCCTCAAGCTCCTTGCGGCCGTGGCCATGACCGAGCACCTGGAGCCCGACGCCCGGATGAGCACCAAGGTCGTCACGGGCGATGGTCCGGGCGAGGTCGTCCTCGTCGCCGGTGGTGACACCAGGCTGGGTGACGGTGCGTCCGACACGACGTCAGTTGCCGGTCACGCAGGGCTGGCCACTCTCGCTGACGAGGTTGCCCAGTCCCTGCGCGATCGCCGGCTCACGGCGGTGACCCTCAAGGTTGACGCCAGCTATGCCGCTGGTCCGCGCTATCCGGCGAAGTGGAACCCGAACGATGTCCGGGACGGCTTCACCCAGGGAGTGGCGATGCTGGGTCGCGCCACGGAGCGTCCGCGCATCGGGCGCACCTCGGTGGCTGTCGCTGAGGTGTCGGTGGCCAAGACGCTGGCGACGCTCATCACCCAGCGTGGGGTCACAACGACTGTCGCACCGTTCAGCGGTCAGGGGAGCCGGCCCCCCGCTGCGGCTCAGGAGCTGGGATCGGTGGAGTCGGCGACCTATCGCGAGGTCGTCGAGCTGGCTCTGGGCGACAGTGATGACGCCCTCACCGAGAACCTCGTCCGCCAGGCCATGGCGGCCGCGGGAACCTCGGCTGCCTCGCTCGCAGCGCCCCCCGCCTTCGTCCGGGAGTCCTTGATCGCGGCCGGCATCGATGTCACGGGATATGTCGCGCTCGACACGAGTGGCCTTGCCTACGGTCAGCTCGTCACCGCGACAACCCTCAGCGACGTCCTCACCCTCGCGACCACCGACCGCAAGCCGTGGCTGAGCGAGGTCGTCAGCAACCTCCCCGTGGCCGGTCTCAGCGGGACCCTCGCCGACCGCTTCACCGGCATGCAGACCAAGGCCGCGGCCGGCATACCCCGCGCCAAAACTGGCACGCTGACGGGCATCTCGAGTCTTGCCGGGACGACCGTGACGGCCGATGGCCGCCTGCTGACGTTCGTCGTGCTCGCCGACCGTGTGCCACCCTCATCGGGAACGCTCGGTGCACGCGCGGCGTTGGATCGGTTCGTCACCGCACTGACTCTGTGCGGCTGTCGCTGA
- a CDS encoding MerR family transcriptional regulator, producing MHIGEVAARTELSLRSLRHWDEVGLLRPSGRTDGGFRLYTEADVEKVLVIRRMKPLGFTLDEMGAAMRDLETIRDPAAQGHVSAQARQRLAALVTEATTRRQKLVSQLGMADEFIAQLGHQLS from the coding sequence ATGCACATCGGTGAGGTCGCGGCCCGCACGGAACTGTCCCTGCGCAGCCTTCGCCACTGGGACGAGGTCGGGCTGCTGCGACCTTCGGGACGCACTGACGGAGGCTTTCGGCTCTACACCGAGGCCGACGTCGAGAAGGTCCTCGTCATCCGCCGGATGAAGCCGCTGGGATTCACCCTCGACGAGATGGGTGCCGCGATGCGCGACCTCGAGACCATCCGCGACCCCGCGGCACAAGGTCACGTCAGTGCGCAGGCGCGTCAGCGCCTGGCCGCTCTCGTCACCGAGGCCACCACACGCCGCCAGAAACTCGTGAGCCAACTGGGGATGGCCGACGAGTTCATCGCCCAACTCGGCCATCAGCTTTCCTGA
- a CDS encoding SulP family inorganic anion transporter, giving the protein MSTTLTHTPEPTVRAALRSPKLLRIEVLAGLVVALALIPEAISFSIIAGVDPRVGLFASFTMAVSIAFLGGRPAMISAATGAIALVIAPVVREHGLDYLIATVLLGGALQIILGLVGVARLMRFIPRSVIVGFVNALAILIFLAQLPHMIDVPWLVYPMIAVGIAVIVGLPRISSVIPAPLVAIVALTAFTLLASITMPNVGDEGELPDSLPSLLLPDVPFTLDTLKIIAPYALAMALVGLLESLLTAKLVDDITDTHSDKTREAWGQGAANVITGFFGGMGGCAMIGQTMINVKASGARTRLSTFLAGTFLLILVVGFGDVVALIPMAALVAVMIMVAVGTFDWHSIQPATLRRMPKSETAVMLSTVAFTVATHNLAIGVGVGVLVAMTLFARRVAHLTQTHRALTEDAEGAIATYRVTGELFFASSNDLYTQFDYADDPDRVVIDLSDSHIWDASTVASLDAITTKYARKGKSVEIIGLNEASAERHGRLSGELSSH; this is encoded by the coding sequence ATGAGCACCACCCTGACCCACACGCCCGAGCCGACAGTGCGGGCCGCGCTGCGCTCACCGAAGCTCCTGCGCATCGAGGTGCTCGCCGGACTCGTCGTGGCCCTGGCCCTCATCCCCGAGGCCATCTCGTTCTCGATCATCGCCGGTGTCGACCCGCGCGTGGGACTCTTTGCGTCGTTCACGATGGCGGTCTCGATCGCCTTCCTCGGCGGTCGACCGGCGATGATCTCGGCGGCCACCGGCGCCATCGCGCTCGTCATCGCACCAGTGGTGCGCGAGCACGGGCTGGACTACCTCATCGCGACGGTGCTGCTCGGCGGCGCCCTGCAGATCATCCTCGGTCTCGTGGGCGTGGCGAGGCTCATGAGGTTCATCCCCCGCTCGGTCATTGTCGGCTTCGTCAACGCCCTCGCGATCCTGATCTTCCTCGCGCAGCTCCCGCACATGATCGACGTGCCGTGGCTGGTCTACCCGATGATCGCCGTCGGTATCGCCGTGATCGTCGGGCTGCCGAGAATCAGCTCGGTCATCCCGGCTCCGCTCGTCGCCATCGTGGCCCTCACGGCGTTCACGTTGCTCGCCTCGATCACCATGCCCAACGTGGGCGACGAGGGTGAGCTGCCCGACAGCCTCCCGTCGCTCCTCCTCCCCGACGTGCCCTTCACCCTCGACACCCTCAAGATCATCGCGCCCTATGCGCTGGCGATGGCGCTCGTCGGGCTCCTCGAGTCGCTGCTCACGGCCAAACTGGTCGACGACATCACCGACACCCACTCCGACAAGACGCGCGAGGCCTGGGGGCAGGGCGCCGCCAACGTCATCACCGGGTTCTTCGGCGGCATGGGCGGTTGCGCCATGATCGGCCAGACGATGATCAACGTGAAGGCCTCCGGAGCACGGACCCGTCTCTCGACGTTCCTCGCGGGCACGTTCCTGCTCATCCTCGTCGTCGGGTTCGGCGACGTCGTGGCACTCATCCCGATGGCAGCACTCGTCGCCGTGATGATCATGGTGGCCGTCGGCACGTTCGACTGGCACAGCATCCAGCCGGCGACCCTGCGCCGGATGCCCAAGTCGGAGACGGCCGTCATGCTCTCGACGGTGGCGTTCACCGTCGCCACCCACAACCTTGCCATCGGTGTGGGCGTCGGCGTCCTCGTCGCCATGACGCTCTTCGCTCGCCGGGTCGCGCACCTGACGCAGACGCACCGCGCACTGACCGAGGACGCGGAGGGCGCGATTGCCACCTATCGGGTCACCGGAGAGCTCTTCTTCGCGTCGAGCAACGATCTCTACACCCAGTTCGACTACGCCGACGATCCCGACCGCGTCGTCATCGACCTCAGCGACTCCCACATCTGGGATGCCTCCACGGTCGCGTCGCTGGATGCCATCACGACGAAGTACGCCCGCAAGGGCAAGTCCGTCGAGATCATCGGACTCAACGAGGCCAGCGCCGAGCGGCACGGACGTCTCTCCGGCGAGCTCTCCTCGCACTGA
- a CDS encoding thioesterase: MSESVGQAGSVEMTFTVTEADTAAALGSGSLPVLATPRLLAWLEAATCSALEPLIGDGRTSVGTRVDLQHSAASPVGATVIVTADPAYADGRLQRLRVGGRHTDGKIVATGEITRVIVDTDRFLARLN; encoded by the coding sequence ATGAGCGAGTCAGTGGGCCAGGCCGGATCGGTCGAGATGACATTCACGGTCACGGAGGCAGACACTGCCGCCGCGCTGGGATCAGGCAGCCTGCCCGTGCTCGCAACACCGCGTCTGCTGGCATGGCTCGAGGCCGCGACATGCTCGGCCCTGGAGCCACTGATCGGCGACGGGCGCACGAGTGTCGGCACCCGTGTCGACCTGCAGCACAGCGCCGCGTCCCCGGTCGGTGCGACGGTCATCGTCACTGCTGACCCGGCATACGCCGATGGGCGTCTGCAACGACTCAGGGTGGGCGGACGGCATACGGACGGCAAGATCGTCGCCACCGGCGAGATCACCCGGGTCATCGTCGACACCGACCGCTTCCTCGCTCGACTCAACTGA
- a CDS encoding glycoside hydrolase family 15 — MWAEPQLKTSPDFRISDHDPDGATIAKESREWIARGSVPGAGTQWESMSRWALVDIRQLMASGKAAGGAPAAGAAANWGYFWPRDGAFLAVALDRTGHHEEARHLVDVLAGLPFDAAEGFDARYLLGGERVTLDPRGPQSDGCGWVLWALGSMSASSLPTSTAGLRSKCLNNIMRLTWSGWQLPPPSPDYWELHVTQTSLGTVAPMLAGLHATARAGTTLERPLAADMAKRLGAQVHSQMGPELERFGDHGGLDAAVAMLMPPFGPSDRRVTKQWLGYQKVALRSSGGLAPGAGWKNDGTSWTPETALVAYTAAASGQDRVATRWLDWLDDNRTPWGSLPEKVNRSGDPAGPAPLLWTAALVLLTLDALEAD, encoded by the coding sequence GTGTGGGCCGAGCCTCAACTCAAGACGAGTCCGGACTTCCGGATCAGCGATCACGATCCCGATGGAGCCACGATCGCCAAGGAGTCCCGCGAGTGGATCGCGCGAGGGTCCGTGCCCGGTGCGGGCACTCAGTGGGAGTCCATGAGCCGGTGGGCTCTCGTCGACATTCGACAGCTGATGGCCAGCGGCAAGGCGGCGGGCGGGGCGCCAGCGGCAGGAGCCGCTGCGAACTGGGGCTACTTCTGGCCGCGCGACGGGGCATTCCTCGCGGTCGCTCTGGACCGCACCGGCCACCACGAGGAAGCGCGCCATCTCGTGGATGTGCTGGCGGGGCTGCCCTTCGACGCGGCCGAGGGTTTCGACGCCCGCTATCTGCTCGGTGGGGAGCGAGTGACGCTCGACCCTCGCGGGCCCCAGTCGGACGGGTGCGGGTGGGTGCTGTGGGCACTCGGGTCGATGTCTGCCTCATCGTTGCCGACGTCGACAGCGGGCCTCAGGTCAAAGTGCCTGAACAACATCATGCGACTCACGTGGAGCGGGTGGCAGCTGCCTCCGCCGTCTCCGGACTACTGGGAACTGCACGTCACACAGACCTCTCTCGGCACCGTCGCCCCCATGCTCGCAGGACTGCACGCAACCGCTCGGGCTGGCACGACTTTGGAGCGCCCTCTCGCTGCCGACATGGCCAAAAGGCTTGGAGCGCAGGTGCATTCGCAGATGGGTCCTGAGTTGGAGCGCTTCGGTGACCACGGCGGCCTCGATGCCGCGGTGGCCATGCTCATGCCGCCCTTCGGCCCGTCGGATCGTCGGGTGACGAAGCAGTGGCTGGGCTACCAGAAGGTCGCCCTTCGCTCCTCCGGTGGGCTCGCCCCGGGTGCGGGATGGAAGAACGACGGGACGTCCTGGACCCCAGAGACGGCACTGGTCGCCTACACCGCGGCTGCGTCTGGGCAGGATCGGGTCGCCACGCGCTGGCTCGACTGGCTCGACGACAACCGGACCCCGTGGGGCTCACTGCCCGAGAAGGTCAATCGGTCGGGCGACCCGGCCGGACCGGCGCCGTTGTTGTGGACTGCTGCGTTGGTGCTGCTGACGTTGGACGCACTCGAAGCCGACTGA
- a CDS encoding inorganic diphosphatase, with protein sequence MEFDVTIEIPKGQRNKYEVDHETGRIRLDRMLFTSMAYPSDYGYIENTLGEDSDPLDALVLLDEPTFPGCLVSARPIGMFHMRDEAGGDDKILCIPAGDPRKAHIKELEDISEFDRLEIQHFFETYKDLEPGKSVEGAHWAGREDAERTINEAVQRAKDAGMSTARWRMPEGHDDDAHAASAARTEEEHAAARAKAKEELATKEKPLSDSPHA encoded by the coding sequence GTGGAGTTCGACGTCACCATCGAGATCCCCAAGGGTCAGCGCAACAAGTACGAGGTGGATCACGAGACCGGACGCATCCGCCTCGACCGGATGCTGTTCACCTCGATGGCTTACCCGTCGGACTACGGCTACATCGAGAACACCTTGGGTGAGGACAGCGACCCGCTGGACGCCCTGGTCCTGCTCGACGAGCCGACCTTCCCGGGTTGCCTCGTGAGCGCTCGCCCGATCGGCATGTTCCACATGCGCGACGAGGCCGGCGGCGACGACAAGATCCTGTGCATCCCCGCGGGCGACCCGCGCAAGGCGCACATCAAGGAGCTCGAGGACATCAGCGAGTTCGACCGCCTCGAGATCCAGCACTTCTTCGAGACCTACAAGGACCTCGAGCCCGGCAAGTCCGTCGAAGGCGCCCACTGGGCCGGCCGCGAGGACGCCGAGCGCACCATCAACGAGGCCGTCCAGCGAGCCAAGGACGCCGGCATGTCCACGGCTCGTTGGCGTATGCCGGAGGGCCACGACGATGACGCCCACGCAGCTTCCGCTGCGCGCACCGAAGAGGAGCACGCCGCAGCCCGGGCCAAGGCCAAGGAGGAGCTCGCCACCAAGGAGAAGCCCCTCAGCGACTCCCCCCACGCTTGA
- the tilS gene encoding tRNA lysidine(34) synthetase TilS, with translation MSGPHPSTAKIRYAVRSALADLAPSRPVPNSPTPPLGTGGPVTNGGIGEFGTPMVLVACSGGGDSMALAEAVAHEARHASWTAGAVVVDHDLQAGSDDVAARAATSLRGLGLDPVIVERVAVSDSGSGLESAARDSRYAALSGVAERLGAAVVLLGHTLDDQAEQVLLGLVRGSGARSLAGMAAARGIYRRPLLGVTRAECRESLDAEGVQWWDDPMNDDPAFTRVRARRAVADLEADLGPGIVAALGRSADQLREDADHLEALAHEAATALGVGPWEVASIAGLPRAVRTRVWRRLLVAAGAPAGQVSTRHTEACDALVANWHGQGAIDAPGRIRVMRRDGYVVAQASPDPEGD, from the coding sequence GTGTCCGGTCCGCATCCGTCGACGGCGAAGATCCGGTATGCCGTTCGCTCGGCTCTCGCGGACCTCGCACCTTCTCGTCCCGTCCCGAACTCGCCAACTCCCCCGTTGGGGACCGGCGGTCCTGTCACGAACGGGGGAATTGGCGAGTTCGGGACACCGATGGTGCTGGTTGCGTGTTCGGGGGGCGGCGACTCGATGGCGCTGGCCGAGGCCGTGGCCCACGAGGCTCGGCATGCGTCGTGGACCGCCGGTGCGGTAGTCGTCGACCACGACCTGCAGGCAGGATCCGATGACGTGGCCGCGCGGGCGGCCACTTCATTGCGCGGCCTGGGTCTCGATCCGGTCATCGTCGAGCGAGTTGCGGTGTCGGACAGCGGTTCCGGACTCGAATCCGCCGCCAGAGATTCCCGGTATGCCGCGTTGTCCGGTGTCGCGGAGCGGCTCGGGGCCGCGGTGGTCCTGCTCGGGCACACCCTCGACGACCAGGCCGAACAGGTGCTGCTCGGTCTTGTCCGGGGGTCGGGCGCGCGCTCGCTCGCGGGAATGGCAGCCGCGCGTGGGATCTATCGGCGACCACTCCTGGGTGTGACGCGCGCCGAATGCCGTGAGTCGCTCGACGCCGAAGGGGTGCAGTGGTGGGATGACCCGATGAACGACGACCCCGCCTTCACTCGCGTGCGCGCACGGCGTGCGGTGGCCGACCTCGAGGCTGACCTCGGGCCCGGAATTGTTGCGGCACTGGGGCGTTCGGCCGATCAGCTTCGTGAGGACGCCGACCACCTCGAGGCCCTGGCTCACGAGGCGGCGACTGCACTCGGGGTCGGGCCGTGGGAGGTTGCATCCATCGCCGGCCTGCCCCGGGCTGTGCGCACCAGGGTCTGGAGAAGGCTCCTCGTCGCGGCCGGTGCGCCGGCCGGGCAGGTGAGCACACGGCATACCGAGGCCTGCGACGCCTTGGTGGCGAACTGGCACGGACAGGGAGCCATCGACGCCCCGGGGAGAATTCGTGTCATGCGACGCGATGGATACGTTGTGGCACAGGCGAGCCCAGATCCCGAGGGCGATTGA
- a CDS encoding metallophosphoesterase, which yields MKPFAYAVLPATVVALAAALVAPMGAASADPAPAKKDHFAVIGDVPYGPAQIDRFPAWMQEINAADPEFTVHVGDIKNGSTACTDAYITGIRAVFDTISNPLIFTPGDNEWTDCHRPNNGGYDPLERLDFVRDTFYPTPGQTLGEKTRKVSADTAAGYPENVQWREDRVSMAAVHVVGSNDGTLPWTGATSATPEQLAEQSARMDSALSTVRAAFADASRRQDRAVAIFLQADMFDPTWSPTYADVSAFKPLVQLLIDESNAYDGETYLFNGDSHVYNEDQPLAAGSKWLSLYGVDGSSALQRVTVDGSGNNTNWLDVTVGRDMDEPVLTWRKVPYVN from the coding sequence GTGAAGCCTTTTGCGTATGCCGTCCTGCCCGCCACCGTGGTCGCGCTCGCTGCCGCTCTCGTCGCCCCAATGGGGGCGGCCTCCGCCGACCCTGCGCCGGCGAAGAAGGATCACTTCGCCGTCATCGGCGACGTGCCCTACGGCCCCGCCCAGATCGACCGCTTCCCTGCGTGGATGCAGGAGATCAACGCCGCGGACCCCGAGTTCACGGTCCACGTCGGCGACATCAAGAACGGTTCGACCGCCTGCACCGACGCCTACATCACCGGCATCCGGGCTGTCTTCGACACCATCTCGAACCCGCTGATCTTCACGCCGGGCGACAACGAGTGGACCGACTGCCACCGCCCCAACAACGGTGGCTATGACCCGCTCGAGCGCCTGGACTTCGTGCGGGACACGTTCTATCCGACGCCCGGGCAGACCCTGGGCGAGAAGACCCGCAAGGTGTCGGCCGACACCGCGGCGGGCTACCCCGAGAACGTCCAGTGGCGTGAGGACCGGGTGTCGATGGCAGCCGTGCATGTCGTCGGCAGCAACGACGGGACGCTCCCGTGGACCGGCGCGACGTCCGCCACACCCGAGCAGCTCGCCGAGCAGTCGGCCCGGATGGACAGCGCTCTCTCAACCGTGCGGGCGGCCTTTGCGGACGCCTCTCGCCGCCAGGACCGGGCCGTCGCGATCTTCCTTCAGGCCGACATGTTCGACCCGACCTGGTCACCGACCTATGCCGACGTCTCGGCCTTCAAACCCCTCGTGCAGCTGCTCATCGACGAGTCGAACGCCTACGACGGCGAGACCTATCTGTTCAACGGTGACAGCCACGTCTACAACGAGGACCAGCCCCTGGCGGCCGGCTCAAAGTGGTTGTCGCTCTATGGCGTTGACGGATCCAGTGCGCTCCAGCGGGTCACCGTCGATGGGTCCGGCAACAACACCAACTGGCTCGACGTGACTGTCGGCCGCGACATGGACGAACCCGTCCTCACGTGGCGCAAGGTGCCCTACGTCAACTGA
- a CDS encoding zinc-dependent metalloprotease, with product MSNNYVDWEFAKTTGRTLVAAGPSVSPDEAAAEVEAIRAAARRAHSPVAETSRLSTPDGAPEALVVDRPTWISMNADSMGAMLNPAFEQIASQRGAAPSGVGAAIGGKVTGAEAGALLAFMSSKVLGQYDLAPGGTPALLLVAPNLMQTRRELGVDAEDFRAWVCMHEETHRVQFTAVPWLRDHMIAEARQLATDMAPDQERIQELTRRLAEKLPELFSSGSGGITDLVTTPEQRAKLAELTAVMSLLEGHADVVMDDVGPAHIPSVAQIRAKFTERRKGAGAVDKMLRRLLGLEAKMRQYKDGAAFVRGVQDRVGVDGFNAIWTSPDTLPQPLEITDPGAWVTRVHG from the coding sequence GTGAGCAACAACTACGTCGACTGGGAGTTCGCCAAGACCACCGGACGGACCCTCGTCGCGGCCGGTCCGAGCGTGTCGCCCGACGAGGCCGCCGCGGAGGTCGAAGCGATCCGCGCGGCCGCCCGCCGAGCCCACAGTCCGGTCGCCGAGACCTCTCGCCTCTCCACCCCTGACGGTGCACCCGAGGCGCTCGTCGTCGACCGCCCGACCTGGATCTCGATGAACGCCGACTCGATGGGCGCGATGCTCAACCCGGCGTTCGAGCAGATCGCGAGCCAGCGAGGCGCCGCGCCGAGTGGTGTCGGTGCGGCCATCGGCGGCAAGGTCACGGGAGCCGAGGCCGGTGCGCTGCTCGCCTTCATGTCGAGCAAGGTCCTGGGGCAGTACGACCTCGCCCCCGGCGGCACTCCCGCACTCCTGCTCGTCGCCCCCAACCTCATGCAGACGCGGCGTGAGCTCGGCGTCGACGCCGAGGACTTCCGCGCGTGGGTGTGCATGCACGAAGAGACGCACCGCGTGCAGTTCACGGCCGTCCCTTGGCTGCGCGACCACATGATCGCCGAGGCCCGCCAGCTCGCCACTGACATGGCACCCGACCAGGAGCGCATCCAGGAACTCACCAGGCGCCTCGCCGAGAAGCTCCCCGAGCTCTTCAGCAGCGGTTCCGGCGGCATCACCGACCTCGTGACGACGCCCGAGCAGCGCGCCAAGCTCGCCGAACTCACTGCTGTCATGTCGCTCCTCGAGGGTCACGCCGACGTCGTCATGGATGACGTGGGCCCCGCCCACATCCCGTCGGTCGCGCAGATCCGCGCGAAGTTCACCGAGCGCCGCAAGGGTGCCGGGGCCGTCGACAAGATGCTGCGACGGTTGCTCGGTCTCGAGGCCAAGATGCGTCAGTACAAGGACGGTGCAGCGTTCGTGCGTGGCGTCCAGGACCGCGTCGGTGTCGATGGTTTCAACGCCATCTGGACCTCACCCGACACCCTGCCCCAGCCCCTCGAGATCACCGATCCGGGCGCCTGGGTCACTCGCGTGCACGGCTGA
- a CDS encoding SRPBCC family protein: MAREMKVSDSVEIPGVTPAEVYAQVSDPTLMGRWSPENTGAEVERGSVGSLSAGDVFVGANKRGGVRWQTRCKVVAAEPGEKFAFDVVGWGLKSPLLKIAIARWEYTFEATEDGTRVTETWRDARRRWPDAVANAVDSKLTGGRTFAAFQKRNIAKTLEALRADLAISPSA; this comes from the coding sequence ATGGCACGTGAGATGAAGGTCAGCGACTCGGTTGAGATCCCCGGGGTCACCCCGGCCGAGGTCTATGCGCAGGTGAGCGACCCGACTCTCATGGGTCGGTGGAGTCCGGAGAACACCGGGGCCGAGGTCGAGCGAGGAAGCGTCGGCAGCCTCTCCGCGGGTGACGTGTTCGTCGGCGCCAACAAGCGTGGTGGCGTGCGGTGGCAGACACGCTGCAAGGTTGTCGCGGCCGAACCCGGTGAGAAGTTCGCGTTCGACGTCGTGGGCTGGGGCCTGAAGTCCCCGTTGCTCAAAATCGCGATCGCGCGCTGGGAGTACACCTTCGAGGCCACCGAAGACGGCACCAGGGTCACCGAGACGTGGCGTGATGCCCGCCGCCGGTGGCCCGACGCGGTCGCCAACGCGGTCGACAGCAAGCTCACCGGCGGCCGCACCTTCGCCGCGTTCCAGAAGCGCAACATCGCCAAGACCCTTGAGGCCCTGCGCGCCGACCTCGCGATCAGCCCGAGCGCCTGA